One window of Thalassovita mediterranea genomic DNA carries:
- a CDS encoding glycosyltransferase family 2 protein, producing the protein MAETLEFSVVVPMHNEAGNAAGLIEEIAAALDGRAYEMIMVDDASSDDTRAVLAGLKSQYPTLRVLSHRANSGQSRAIRTGVRAARGRVIGTLDGDGQNDPADLPDLYRSLTRADAPADLVMVMGRRASRKDTAWKRFGSKFANAIRRRMLRDDCDDSGCGIKVIKRDAYLSLPYFDHMHRYMPALVKAEGYAAEFMDVNHRPRGAGKSNYTNFGRLWAALSDLRGVTWLIRRRRNPGGADEL; encoded by the coding sequence ATGGCCGAAACGCTCGAATTTTCAGTCGTCGTCCCGATGCATAATGAGGCTGGCAATGCCGCCGGTCTCATCGAAGAGATTGCTGCCGCGCTCGATGGCCGCGCCTATGAGATGATCATGGTGGACGATGCCTCCAGCGACGATACGCGCGCTGTGCTGGCCGGTCTGAAGTCGCAATACCCAACGCTGCGCGTGCTCAGCCACCGCGCCAATTCCGGCCAGAGCCGGGCGATCCGCACAGGTGTTCGCGCGGCGCGTGGCCGGGTGATCGGCACGCTCGACGGCGACGGCCAGAACGACCCGGCTGACCTGCCGGACCTCTACCGGTCGCTCACCCGCGCTGATGCGCCAGCCGACCTCGTCATGGTGATGGGCCGCCGCGCCAGCCGAAAGGATACCGCCTGGAAGCGCTTCGGGTCGAAATTCGCCAATGCAATCCGCCGGCGTATGCTGCGTGATGACTGCGACGATAGCGGTTGCGGCATCAAGGTCATCAAGCGCGATGCGTACCTCTCGCTTCCCTATTTCGACCATATGCACCGCTACATGCCTGCACTGGTAAAGGCAGAAGGCTATGCGGCCGAATTCATGGATGTGAACCACAGGCCGCGCGGCGCTGGTAAGTCGAACTATACCAATTTCGGACGTCTATGGGCCGCGCTGTCTGACCTTAGAGGCGTGACCTGGCTGATCCGCCGTCGCCGCAACCCGGGCGGCGCGGACGAGCTTTAG